The Haloferax volcanii DS2 DNA segment CGCCTTGCAGGAACCCCTTCACGCGGTCGCGGGTCGCCGCGACCTCGCCGATGACGGTAATCGCGGGCGGCTCGATGTCGGTCTCGTCGCGCACGTCGACGATGGTGTCGAGCGTGCCGGTGGCGACGCGCATATCGGGCCACGTCGCCCGCTCGATGAGGGCGACCGGCGTGTCGCCGGCCAGCCCCGCCTCGCGGAGTTCGGCGGTGTAGAGCGGGAGCTTGCCGACGCCCATGAGGACGACGAGCGTCCCGCCGGTCGCGGCGAGCGCGTCCCAGTCGACCGCGGACTCGTCTTTCGTCGGGTCCTCGTGGCCGGTGACGAACGACACCGACGAGACGTGGTCGCGGTGGGTGACGGGGATGCCCGCGGCACCGGCCCCGGCGACCGCCGAGGTGATGCCCGGCACGACCTCGAAGGGAATCCCGTTGTCTGCGAGGTGTTCCATCTCCTCGCCGCCGCGGCCGAACACGAACGGGTCGCCGCCCTTCAGGCGGACCACGTCCTTGCCCTCGCGGGCGAGTTCGACCAGTCGGGTGTTCGTGTACTCCTGCGGGGTCCACTCGCCGCCGGCGCGCTTGCCCACGTCCTCGCGCTTCTCGACCGGAATCATCTCGAGAATCTCCGGGCCGGGGAGCTTGTCGTGGAGCACCACGTCCGCCTCGTCGATGAGGCGGGCGGCCTTCATCGTCAGCAGTTCCGGGTCGCCCGGGCCGCTGCCGACGAGGTGGACCGTGCCGACGCCGTCGTCGTCGGTCGCGTCGTCGTTCGAGTGCTCGTCGGCTCCCGCGCGCTGGTCGTCGCCCGTCATCTCACTCCTCGGCCTCCTCGCGGGCGGCGTCGACTAACTGACCCGCACCGCGGTCGCACAGGGCCGCCGCGAACTCGCGGGCGGCGTTGGCGTGGTTGCCGACGGGGAGGTCGCGAGAGGTCTTGATGGACTCCGAACCGTCGGTCGCCAGCACCTGCACGTCGACGTGGACGTGTTCGCCCTGCAGGAGGGCGTGGACGCCGACGGGGGCGATACAGCCGCCGCCGAGTTCCGCGAGGATGGTCCGCTCGACGGTCGTCTCGACGCGGGTCCGCGGGTGGTCGAGTTTGTCGCGGATGAGTTCGATGACCACCGAGTCCGCGGCGGTCACGGCGATGGCCCCCTGTCCGGGTGCGGGGACGAACGTCGTCCGCGGCAGGCGCTCGTAGTTCACCTTCTCGGTGAGCCCGCTGCGCTTGAGCCCGGCCTCCGCGAGGACGATGGCGTCGTACTCGGTTTCGACCTGCCGGCCGAGCGCCTGCCGTTCGAGTTCGGTGAGCCCCTCGAACCACTCGTCGGCGGTCTCGTCGAACGCCTCGTCGTGGTCGGTCTTGCCCTTCTTGCCCTGTCGCTCTTTGTCGTTTTCGACGCGGGCCTCGTGTTCGCGCTGGAGGTGCGTCGCCAGCAGTTTCTCGATGCGGGTGTCGACGTTGCCCCGGAGCGGCTCGACTTCGAGGTCGTCGCGGTAGTTCAGCAGTTGGGCCTGTCGGCGGAGCGACGACGTGCCGACGACGGCTCCCTCCGGGAGGTCGTCGATGTCGTGGCCCTCGGCCGTCACGAGCACGTCGCCCGCGGGCGCGCGCTCGGGCACGCCGGCGACGACGAGGTCGGCGGGCTTCTCGGTCGGCATGTCCTTCATCGAGTGGACCGCGGCGTCGACCTCGCCGTCGAGGACGCGCTCGTCGAGCGCGCGGACGAACGCGCCGGTCTTGCCCAGTCGGTGGATGAGTTCGTCCTGAATCCGGTCGCCCGTGGTCTCGACTTCGACGAGTTCGACGTCGAGTCGGCGGCCCGCGAGCGCCCCCTGCACGCTCGCGGCCTGCGCGCGAGCGAGCGCCGACCCTCGCGTCGCCAAGCGAAGTGTTGTAGTCATACGCGTCAGTCCGGCCCCCGCGTTGAAAAGCCCACCAGTTCGCTCCCGCGCGCCGGGTCGAATCCGAACGGAAGACCGATACGGTCCCCGCGCGACGACCCGGACGATGCCCGCCCTCGATTCGGCCGTCCGGCAGGTCGGTGACTTCGTGGTCGTCGCCCTCCTCCTGTTCGGCCTGACCTCGGTCGTCGCGCCCCTCGACCTGTTTCTCTCGTCGGTCGGCGTCGAACCGCCGTGGTTCGCCGGCCTCGTCGCGGCCGCGCTCGTCGCGCTCGCGCTCCTCCTCGCGCGACCCCTCCGCCTCCGACTCGTCGCCTGCGTCTGGGGCGTCGGCCTCGTCGTGACCGCCGTCTGGATTCCGCTGTTGGTCTTCCTCGAACTCCAAGGAGACCCGGTCGGTATCCTCGTCTCGTGGGCGGCCGCGCTCGGCGTCGGCGTCGCCCTGACCTACCCGCCGCTGTGGCGGGCGGCCGAGGCGCGACTGCGGGTCGAGTGAGGCGCGTTCGGCCCGGGCCGGGCCGGGTCGAAGTCGTGGCGGACGGTCCTCGCTCGCCTCGGCCGCCTCGCAGTCGTGTCGAAGTGCCGAACAGTTATCGGCCTCCGCGGCGACGACTCCGACGTGAACAGGTCCGCCCGTCTCGCCCTCACCTTCGGCGTCGCGTTCGTCGTCGCGCTCCCGCTCGGCTTCATCTTCGCGCCGGACCCGACCGGCATCGCCCCGCTGTTCCTCACCGCCGGACTGGCCGCCGTCTTCGGACTGCCGGTGTACTTCGGGCTCTCTCGGGCGAGCGGGTCGGAGTCGTGAAAAAGCGCGCGACCGGCGAATCGTCGATTCTGGTTATAGCGCCGCTTTGTACGCTTCCAGCGTCTTCTCGATGTCCTCGTCGGTGTGGGCGTAGGAGACAAACTGCGATTCGAACTGGTTCGCCGTGAGGAACACGCCCCGGTCTTTCATCTCCTGCCAGAAGACGCGCTCCCAGCGGTCGGTCTCGGTGTTCGACACGTCCGCGCCGGTCTTCGGACAGGCGTCGTAGTTGGGACACGACTCGACCTGCGAACAGCCGTCGACGCAGGCGTCGGCGCGCTCGGCCGCGCCGTGGCGCGTGAACACCGTCTTGAACATCGAGTCCGTGCCGACGACGGTGTACTCGGGTGCTTGGTCTTCGAGAATATCCGTGATACCCGCCCGAAGCTTCTCGCCGAGGCGGTCGACGTGCCCGTACACGTCGTTTTCGGCGGCGTACTTCAGGTACTCGTGGCCCGCGGCCATCGTGACCGGGTGGCCCGAGAACGTGCCCGACTGGAACACGTCGCCGCCGGGGGTGAACTGCTCGACGAGTTCGGCCTTCCCGCCGACCGCGCCGACGGGGAAGCCGCCGCCGATAATCTTCCCGAACGTGGTGAGGTCGGGCGTGACGCCGAACTTGCCCTGCGCGCACTGGAGGCCGCCGACGCGGAAGCCGGTGATGACCTCGTCGAAGATGAGGAGCGCGCCGTGTGCCTCGGTCACGTCGCGGAGGGCTTCGAGGTAGCCGTCGACCGGGTGGACGATGCCCGTGTTCGCCAGAATCGGCTCGGTCAGCACCGCCGCGATGTCCTCGCCGTGTTCCGCGAACACCTCGCGGACGGTCTCCTCGTCGTTGAACGGGACGGGGATGGTGTGGTCAGCGAACGACGAGGGGATGCCGGGCGTCGAGGGCTTCGCGCCGTCGGGGCCGCCCTCGACGAGGGTGGACTCCTGTGCGCCGTGGTAGCCGCCCTGCATGACGACGATTTTGTCGCGGCCGGTGACGCCGCGGGCGAGGCGGACGGCCGAGACGGTCGCCTCCGTGCCGGAGTTGACGAACCGCAGCATCTCGACGGAGGGGACGTGCCGCGCGACGAACTCGGCGTGTTCGACCTCGATTTCGGTCGGCGCGCCGTACATCGGCCCCGCGGCGGCGTGCTTCTGGACCGCCGACTGGACGGGTTCGGGCGCGTCGTGGCCGTACAGCAGCGGCCCGTAGCCCATCACGTAGTCGACGTAGCGGTTCCCGTCGGCGTCGATGACGTGCGCGCCGTCGCCGCGCTCGACGAAGAACGGGTACGGTTGGGTCGCCCGGACGGAGGAGTTCACGCCGCCCGCGAGCACGGACAGCGCGCGGTCGTACAGCGACCGTGACTCGTCGTGGTTCATGCGCGGCGGTTCGGCCGCTCGCGGGAAAGACCTTACTGGGTCGGCCGCACCTGCCGCCGTCGAACTGGCGGACGAGGCGATGCCCGGCCGACCGGCGTCGCGGGACTGCGGCGACCTATCGGTTCGCTCCGGCGGCGGCGACCTACCGCGCCGTTCCGTCCGCGGCGGCGTCAGCACCGTCGGCGTCGCCGGCGTCCTCGACCGACCCGGCCAACAGCAGTCCGACCGCGTCGTTGAGCGCGTGGATACAGACGAGCGCGACCACGTCGCGCACGAGGAGGTACATAATCGTCGTCAGGAGCGCGGGGACGGCGATTCTGGCGACCGCGCCGCGCTCCCAGCCGACGGCGTGGCTCGCGGTGAACGCGGCGAACGAGACGCCGCCCGCGAGAAGCGGGCTGCCGGTGAGTTCGAGCAGTCGCTCGATGGCGTAGCCGTGGAACAGCACTTCCTCCGTAATCCCGGCGGTTCCGGCCACGAACAGTCGGTGTCTGACCGACAGCGAACCCAACCCGGACATCCCCTCGTCGAGGCCGCCGACGCCGAGTCGGTCGAAGACGGGCGTCGTCACCGCGTTCGCGGCGAACAGGACGAAGACGCCGCCGCCGACCACCGCGACGAACGCGAGGGGGGCAAGCGAGCGGCCGGTCATCGAGGACAGCGGCCGCCCCTCGACGACGAGCACGTAGCCGCACAGGAGGGCGAAGACGGCCCACTTGTTCGCGTCGCTGACGAGGAGGTCGGCGCGGAGGTCGTCGGGGTCCGAGAGATATCGGTCGGCGAGCAGGCCGACGGCGGCCATCCCGAACAGCGCGACGGCGAGTCCGCCGAGGACAGCGACAGTCACCACGTGGAGCCACCGCTCATCGTCACGACGCTCGGTGCGGAGGGGAAAAACGGTTTCGCGTGGGTTCGGCTCTCGCCCCGTGGGGGGTCACCGGTACGTTCGGCCGAGCGCGTATAACCCCGTCGCCCGTCAGGCTGACGACGCCGGGGACGGCTCGGCGCGACCGAACCGAACGAAAACAGCGGTCGGCGGCGTTCAGACCGCGTCGCGGCCGGTCTTGCCGGTGCGGACCTGCACCGCGCTCTCGACGGGGAGGGTGAACACCTTCCCGTCGCCTTTCTCGCCGGTCTGGGCGGCGTCGGCGATGGCGTCGACCACGTCGTCGGCGGGGATGTCGGCGACGACGCACTCGATTTTGACCTTCTGGTGGAGGTCGACGGTGTACTCCTCGCCGCGCCACTGACTCTTTTTCGCGGGCTGAGAGCCGCGGCCGGAGACGTTGGTGACGGTGAGCGACGGCGCGCCGATTTCGGCCAGCGCGGTCTTCACGTCCGAGAGCTTGTCGGGGCGGATGACCGCCATCACCATCTTGATTTCGCCGTCGTTCGGAGCGTCTGCATCACTCATGGGTTAGTCCTCCCGTCCCGTCGTCATGAATCCATCCCCGCTCGGGACGCCGGAGCCGTCGGTGCGGATGCCGGTGTCGTGGTCGGGCGAGCCGAACTCGGGGTAGGTGTCCACGCCGTGTTCGGCCGTGTCGAGGCCCTCGCGCTCGTGGTCCGAGGAGACGCGGACCTGTCCGAGGGCGCGGAAGCCGTCGAAGACGACTGCGGTGGCGACGAACGTCCAGATGGCGATGACGCCGACGCCGATGACCTGCGGGACGGCCAGCGAGACGAACGACGCGCCGTCGTGCCACAGCGGGACGGCGAACACGGGGTAGAGCAGCGTCCCGAGGACGCCCGCGGAGCCGTGGACGGGGAAGACCGCGCACACGTCGTCGATGCGGAGGCGCTTTTCGACGAACTCGAAGACGACCGGGAGCTGCGCGCCGGCGAGGAGGCCGACGACCAGCGCGCCCGGCCAGACGATGTCGTCGGCGATGGCGGTGATGCCGACCAGGCCGGCGAGGACGCCGTTGGCGACGTAGAGCGTGTCGACCTTGCCGGTCTTGTACATGGCGACGCCGCCAGCGCCGATTGCGCCCGCGGCCATGCCGAGGGTCGTCACGAGGGCGACCCGGCCGACGTAGGCGAACGAGCCGAGCGTGACCGCGCCGTCAGCGTACGCGAGCGGCGCGGCGGCGGTGCCGACGTTGAAGCCGTACCAGCCGAACGCGAGGATGAGCGTACCGAGGACGGCGAACGTGATGGAGTGACCGGGAATGACGTTCGCGGTGCCGTCGGGCTTGAAGCGGTCCATGCGCGGGCCGATAATCCACGCCGCGGTGAGGCCGGCGATGCCGCCCATGCCGTGGACGATCATGCCGCCGGCGAAGTCGTGGAAGCCGAGGGC contains these protein-coding regions:
- the cobA gene encoding uroporphyrinogen-III C-methyltransferase, which codes for MTGDDQRAGADEHSNDDATDDDGVGTVHLVGSGPGDPELLTMKAARLIDEADVVLHDKLPGPEILEMIPVEKREDVGKRAGGEWTPQEYTNTRLVELAREGKDVVRLKGGDPFVFGRGGEEMEHLADNGIPFEVVPGITSAVAGAGAAGIPVTHRDHVSSVSFVTGHEDPTKDESAVDWDALAATGGTLVVLMGVGKLPLYTAELREAGLAGDTPVALIERATWPDMRVATGTLDTIVDVRDETDIEPPAITVIGEVAATRDRVKGFLQGGGADAIEMGADANPTSGGAGGDE
- the hemC gene encoding hydroxymethylbilane synthase, producing MATRGSALARAQAASVQGALAGRRLDVELVEVETTGDRIQDELIHRLGKTGAFVRALDERVLDGEVDAAVHSMKDMPTEKPADLVVAGVPERAPAGDVLVTAEGHDIDDLPEGAVVGTSSLRRQAQLLNYRDDLEVEPLRGNVDTRIEKLLATHLQREHEARVENDKERQGKKGKTDHDEAFDETADEWFEGLTELERQALGRQVETEYDAIVLAEAGLKRSGLTEKVNYERLPRTTFVPAPGQGAIAVTAADSVVIELIRDKLDHPRTRVETTVERTILAELGGGCIAPVGVHALLQGEHVHVDVQVLATDGSESIKTSRDLPVGNHANAAREFAAALCDRGAGQLVDAAREEAEE
- the hemL gene encoding glutamate-1-semialdehyde 2,1-aminomutase, giving the protein MNHDESRSLYDRALSVLAGGVNSSVRATQPYPFFVERGDGAHVIDADGNRYVDYVMGYGPLLYGHDAPEPVQSAVQKHAAAGPMYGAPTEIEVEHAEFVARHVPSVEMLRFVNSGTEATVSAVRLARGVTGRDKIVVMQGGYHGAQESTLVEGGPDGAKPSTPGIPSSFADHTIPVPFNDEETVREVFAEHGEDIAAVLTEPILANTGIVHPVDGYLEALRDVTEAHGALLIFDEVITGFRVGGLQCAQGKFGVTPDLTTFGKIIGGGFPVGAVGGKAELVEQFTPGGDVFQSGTFSGHPVTMAAGHEYLKYAAENDVYGHVDRLGEKLRAGITDILEDQAPEYTVVGTDSMFKTVFTRHGAAERADACVDGCSQVESCPNYDACPKTGADVSNTETDRWERVFWQEMKDRGVFLTANQFESQFVSYAHTDEDIEKTLEAYKAAL
- a CDS encoding CPBP family intramembrane glutamic endopeptidase, producing the protein MVTVAVLGGLAVALFGMAAVGLLADRYLSDPDDLRADLLVSDANKWAVFALLCGYVLVVEGRPLSSMTGRSLAPLAFVAVVGGGVFVLFAANAVTTPVFDRLGVGGLDEGMSGLGSLSVRHRLFVAGTAGITEEVLFHGYAIERLLELTGSPLLAGGVSFAAFTASHAVGWERGAVARIAVPALLTTIMYLLVRDVVALVCIHALNDAVGLLLAGSVEDAGDADGADAAADGTAR
- a CDS encoding P-II family nitrogen regulator — translated: MSDADAPNDGEIKMVMAVIRPDKLSDVKTALAEIGAPSLTVTNVSGRGSQPAKKSQWRGEEYTVDLHQKVKIECVVADIPADDVVDAIADAAQTGEKGDGKVFTLPVESAVQVRTGKTGRDAV
- a CDS encoding ammonium transporter, whose translation is MLTPLQTDLASVVEGVNLVWVLTVTFLIFFMHAGFAMLEAGQVRAKNVANQLTKNLLTWSIGVIVFFLLGAAVSSIVAALTSGSALDITGAFMSLYAPDASATTAWVDWLFGAVFAMTAATIVSGAVAGRARLRAYLTYTILIAGVIYPVVVGFTWGGGFLDALGFHDFAGGMIVHGMGGIAGLTAAWIIGPRMDRFKPDGTANVIPGHSITFAVLGTLILAFGWYGFNVGTAAAPLAYADGAVTLGSFAYVGRVALVTTLGMAAGAIGAGGVAMYKTGKVDTLYVANGVLAGLVGITAIADDIVWPGALVVGLLAGAQLPVVFEFVEKRLRIDDVCAVFPVHGSAGVLGTLLYPVFAVPLWHDGASFVSLAVPQVIGVGVIAIWTFVATAVVFDGFRALGQVRVSSDHEREGLDTAEHGVDTYPEFGSPDHDTGIRTDGSGVPSGDGFMTTGRED